The Aedes aegypti strain LVP_AGWG chromosome 1, AaegL5.0 Primary Assembly, whole genome shotgun sequence sequence TCGACAGCCTTCCGACCACGTTAATGATCAATCCAATGATGGCGAAGCCCGCGGCGTAGATCACCTCCAAAATGAACGACATTTCGTACAAGGTAACGTCCAAAGTTTGCACCACACACTCGTCATCCGTGTCCGTCTCCGTATTCGTCGTATTAGCTCGATCGTAGACTAATTCGCAAACGCTGAATCGCTCCTCGCCGGTTTCTTGAGctttgaaaacttgatcgagtATACTTGGGAAGAACATGTACGTTCCATGCGACGTCAAGTAGGTCCCAAACTGAAGGAAGCACACGATCGCGGTTTTCTTGAGGAACGAACCCATGAAGAGTGGAGCCGTCTGGTTCCAGACCAGCTTTGCCAACGCACCGATCCCCTTCATGTTTTGCAATTCAGCCCGACGAGCCTTGGACTGTTGAGCTTCCGTTTCCGCTAAGATCGAATCAATCACGAGCGGTTCCGCCTTTCTTCCACGGTTGAACCGATGAACCCACTGAATGGTTTTTATCGTCTGGTCCATATCACCCTGCATCAGTACAAATTTGGGACTCTCCGGAAACCACAGCAAAACGAAGGCGCTGATCAACCCGGGCACGCTACAGACTACCAAGAACAATCGCCACGGGCGGTAGACAACACCTAGAGGTACGATCGGTAGCTCCCATTCTTGATTGATCACCGCGAAGGCGATCGCCGGCAGCAGGATACAACCCAATCCGAACACGAACGATGCTCCCATGATTGCGCGGGATCCATTTTGCTGGTTGTGAAACTCTCCCAAATAAGCGTAGATCGTTGCCGACGATCCAGAAATACTGCAATTGATCGTTATTCCATTGATTCTTAATCAGCCCTACAATACTCACAAAAACCCAGCCATAAACCGACACACCGTTAGCATCCAGAAATTGGTCATCAAACTGGACACGATTGTGATGGCGAACGTCAGGAACAGCGTCGGAACGATCACCTTGCGGCGACCTTGCGTATCTGCCAAGAAACCCCACAGGTGCGAACTGACGATCACCCCGAGAAATCCCACCGCACTGAGGATTCCCTTGTCCGAGGTCGAAAGCTGCAGATCGCATCCGGCCACAGCAATCACGTAGCTTATGCCGATTGTTTCCAGCAGGAACGCCGTCAAGATCGCACCGGAGATGGCCATCAGAACGACGTTGAACGCACCGAACTCTGAAATGGATCGATCACATGCTACATCGATTTCGCTATTCATAGAATTGCATTGCAGGACTCACTGGCCATGGAGAGAGCATCTTCGAAGGTTAGACATCGTTCCGTAGATCTGGAAACGTCCGGGTCGACCGTGGCCATGATGTTGCCACTTACGTTGATTGTGCCGAACTACCCGTTTGTCGGTGTTCCAAATCTGTCCAGCCGGTTGCAAAAGCATTGTCAACAATTTGGTTAATCCAGCGATGCCACAATTCTGGCACTATCTCGGGGAAACGCCATCATCGTCTACTGCGCGGCTAATAGGGTTGGTCCACTCGGTTAAACCGAAAGCGGCTGTAGTCTGTGGAGATGGCGTACCTTTAGCGTGATCGCCAAGCTCACTTCGAGTAATTTATTACGACCAACACCGACGGCAGATTGCGGGGATGCCTGCGAAGTTGGCTCTCGAGTCTTATCTCTTTTGCTTGACGACAATGATGTGGGGTAAACTTCAAGCTAGATTTATCAGTGTTGACCGTGTGAATGTTTCGATATTTCTGAGCTGAGAGAATCATCAGCTGTGGATATGTTCAGTATGTGGTGTAACGTTGTAGAATTAGGATCGGTTTTAGTTAAGCATGGCTTTCTGTCTGTCTGGCTAACTTCCTGGCTGCCTATCTGACTCACTGCCTGGCTGTTTTTCTGGTTCTTTTCATGACTGATTTGCTGTCTGTCTTTCTGACTTAGCAATTGTTTTTCAGGATGTTTGTAATAGATTTGATAACCGTATTGTCTGATTTTCTAGCTAACTTCATGAATATCTTTCTGGCTGACATTTTGATTTCTTGAAAGTCTTTTTGGCTGACTTGTCAACTGTCTTCAGCTGTGGCACAGGCACCTTCGCAAACTGTGTAGAGATCAACTTGGCTATCAATATACTGAGAGCATTTCTTGCACGTTTGTTCTTTCGCCATTGTGAACCGTGAATTCGGAAGCCACCGAATCAAAAAATAAAGTCTATTTCTTGAGTTTCAAGTGGCTCTTATGCAAACTACACCAAGAAGCAGAAAACTTAAACAGCTTAACTTGCGGTGTTAAGAATGAACTGAACACTCGAAGAATAGCAGATAATCCGTTCCAAATCAGAGCGACGGCAAAGACTACACGTATTAAACGATTATGATATGCTCTGGTCTcttacaatctaacttgtcgcctttcttgtaaatGGAGCATACTACCGCTTCCTTCCACTCCACCAGtaactgttctgtttcccagattgtgcctatcagccggtgcagacaaatggccatctttatgagttcagctcatataccatcctt is a genomic window containing:
- the LOC5565631 gene encoding synaptic vesicle glycoprotein 2B — encoded protein: MATVDPDVSRSTERCLTFEDALSMAKFGAFNVVLMAISGAILTAFLLETIGISYVIAVAGCDLQLSTSDKGILSAVGFLGVIVSSHLWGFLADTQGRRKVIVPTLFLTFAITIVSSLMTNFWMLTVCRFMAGFFISGSSATIYAYLGEFHNQQNGSRAIMGASFVFGLGCILLPAIAFAVINQEWELPIVPLGVVYRPWRLFLVVCSVPGLISAFVLLWFPESPKFVLMQGDMDQTIKTIQWVHRFNRGRKAEPLVIDSILAETEAQQSKARRAELQNMKGIGALAKLVWNQTAPLFMGSFLKKTAIVCFLQFGTYLTSHGTYMFFPSILDQVFKAQETGEERFSVCELVYDRANTTNTETDTDDECVVQTLDVTLYEMSFILEVIYAAGFAIIGLIINVVGRLSILVFVFGGCGIAGLLIIFVEIPMVSVWCYMILVMCGFAGSIVSAITVDLFPTNLRAMAVCMSSMFGRLGGVIGSNLFGLLLESQCELTFAIPGILLITCGLLSFFIPNIHQRMRSRNSISSRC